Proteins co-encoded in one Cricetulus griseus strain 17A/GY chromosome 10, alternate assembly CriGri-PICRH-1.0, whole genome shotgun sequence genomic window:
- the Zhx1 gene encoding zinc fingers and homeoboxes protein 1, whose protein sequence is MASRRKSTTPCMVLASEQDPDLELISDLDEGPPVLTPVENARAESVPSDEEVHDPVDCDNQPSKKVEGGYECKYCTFQTPDLNMFTFHVDSEHPNVVLNSSYVCVECNFLTKRYDALSEHNLKYHPGEESFKLTMVKRNNQTIFEQTINDLTFDGSFVKEENTEQGESVDVSSSGISISKTPIMKMMKNKVENKRITVHHNSAEDTPEEKENGVKVNREENGESASSSVSESSTSTSTISRVHPNPARTVVTPSAVLPGLAQVISAVSAQQSSNLVPKVLIPVNSIPTYNAALDNNPLLLNTYNKFPYPTMSEITVLSAQAKYTEEQIKIWFSAQRLKHGVSWTPEEVEEARRKQFNGTVHTVPQTITVIPTHISTGNNGLPSILQTCQIVGQPGLVLTQVAGTNTLPVSAPIALTVAGVPNQASVQKSQVPAAQPATETKVATAAVPSSPSVRPETALVNPDSFGIRAKKTKEQLAELKVSYLKNQFPHDSEIIRLMKITGLTKGEIKKWFSDTRYNQRNSKSNQCLHLNNDSSATVIIDSSEDTPEPPAAVTSQQKQSWNPFPDFAPQKFKEKTAEQLRVLQASFLNSSVLTDEELNRLRAQTKLTRREIDAWFTEKNKTKALKDDKKEVDESNVGSSKEEPGESSPGDEAAAPKSGGTGKICKKTPEQLHILKSAFVRTQWPSPEEYDKLAEESGLARTDIVSWFGDTRYAWKNGNLKWYYYYQSSNSSSLNGLSSLRKRGRGRPKGRGRGRPRGRPRGGKRMNTWDRVPSLIKFKTGTAILKDYYLKHKFLNEQDLDELVNRSHMGYEQVREWFAERQRRSELGIELFEENEEEEEVIDEQEEEEEETDDSDTWEPPRHVKRKLSKSDD, encoded by the coding sequence ATGGCAAGCAGACGAAAGTCAACAACGCCTTGCATGGTCCTGGCCAGTGAGCAGGATCCAGACCTTGAGTTGATATCAGATTTGGATGAAGGTCCTCCTGTCCTCACACCTGTAGAGAATGCTAGAGCAGAGAGTGTTCCCAGTGACGAAGAAGTTCATGACCCTGTGGATTGTGACAATCAGCCAAGCAAAAAGGTGGAAGGGGGCTATGAATGTAAATACTGTACTTTCCAAACCCCAGATCTAAACATGTTTACTTTCCATGTAGACTCAGAACACCCCAATGTTGTACTGAATTCATCCTATGTTTGTGTTGAATGCAACTTTCTCACCAAAAGGTATGATGCACTTTCTGAGCATAATCTGAAGTACCACCCAGGAGAAGAGAGTTTCAAGCTGACTATGGTGAAGCGTAATAACCAGACAATCTTTGAACAAACAATAAACGATCTGACTTTCGATGGTAGTTTTGTTAAAGAGGAGAATACAGAACAAGGAGAATCTGTAGATGTTTCTTCTTCGGGAATCTCCATCAGTAAAACTCCCATcatgaaaatgatgaaaaataaggTCGAGAACAAACGGATCACAGTGCATCATAACTCGGCTGAGGACACTCCCGAAGAGAAAGAAAACGGAGTGAAAGTAAACCGGGAAGAAAACGGGGAGAGTGCGAGTTCTTCAGTCTCAGAATCCAGTACAAGCACTTCCACCATCAGCAGAGTGCACCCCAATCCTGCCCGCACTGTCGTGACGCCCTCTGCTGTTCTTCCTGGGTTAGCACAGGTCATCTCTGCAGTGTCTGCTCAACAGAGCTCCAACCTGGTCCCCAAAGTCTTAATCCCTGTCAATAGCATTCCTACCTACAACGCTGCATTGGATAACAACCCACTTCTACTCAACACCTACAACAAATTCCCGTACCCCACAATGTCAGAGATTACAGTTCTTTCTGCTCAAGCAAAATACACAGAGGAACAGATCAAGATCTGGTTTTCAGCCCAGCGCTTAAAGCACGGTGTTAGTTGGACTCCTGAAGAAGTAGAGGAGGCGAGGAGGAAGCAATTCAATGGAACAGTACATACTGTACCTCAGACCATAACTGTTATTCCTACACACATTTCCACGGGGAATAATGGGCTACCGTCTATTTTACAGACATGCCAAATAGTTGGTCAGCCAGGCCTGGTTCTTACTCAAGTAGCTGGAACAAATACCTTGCCGGTATCAGCACCAATCGCCCTGACAGTGGCAGGGGTTCCAAATCAGGCAAGTGTACAAAAGAGTCAAGTGCCCGCTGCTCAGCCTGCTACAGAAACAAAAGTGGCCACAGCAGCAGTCCCATCGTCGCCAAGTGTCAGACCTGAAACTGCGTTAGTGAACCCAGATTCCTTTGGAATTCGGGCCAAAAAGACTAAAGAACAGCTGGCAGAACTGAAGGTTAGCTATCTTAAAAACCAATTTCCACATGACTCAGAAATCATCAGGCTTATGAAAATAACAGGCCTTACCAAAGGCGAGATTAAAAAATGGTTTAGCGACACAAGGTACAACCAGAGAAATTCAAAGAGTAATCAGTGCTTACATCTCAATAATGACTCCTCTGCCACTGTCATTATAGACTCGAGTGAAGATACCCCGGAACCCCCAGCTGCAGTTACTTCACAGCAGAAACAGTCCTGGAATCCCTTTCCTGACTTTGCTCCCCagaagtttaaagagaaaacagcagaGCAGCTCCGTGTCCTCCAGGCAAGTTTTCTCAACAGTTCTGTGCTTACAGATGAAGAGTTAAATAGGCTAAGAGCGCAAACCAAACTTACTAGAAGAGAAATTGATGCTTGGTTTacagagaagaataaaacaaaagctttAAAGGATGACAAAAAAGAAGTAGATGAAAGTAATGTAGGCAGTTCCAAAGAAGAACCTGGAGAAAGTTCTCCTGGAGACGAAGCAGCTGCACCTAAGTCTGGAGGGACGGGCAAGATATGTAAGAAGACACCGGAGCAGCTGCACATACTTAAAAGTGCGTTTGTGCGAACACAGTGGCCGTCACCAGAGGAGTATGACAAGCTGGCTGAGGAGAGTGGGCTTGCCAGAACAGACATAGTTAGTTGGTTTGGGGATACCCGTTATGCTTGGAAGAATGGCAACTTGAAATGGTACTACTACTATCAAAGCTCCAATTCAAGTAGTTTGAACGGTCTGTCTTCCCttaggaaaagagggagaggcagaccCAAAGGACGGGGCAGAGGCCGACCACGTGGGAGGCCTAGAGGAGGCAAAAGAATGAACACCTGGGACAGGGTACCATCGCTCATAAAGTTTAAAACTGGAACGGCAATACTTAAGGACTATTACCTGAAGCACAAATTCCTTAATGAGCAAGACCTTGATGAACTTGTCAACAGATCACACATGGGCTACGAGCAGGTCAGAGAGTGGTTTGCAGAAAGACAGAGACGATCTGAGTTAGGCATAGAATTATTTGaggaaaatgaggaggaggaggaagttatcgatgagcaggaagaagaggaagaagaaacagatgaTAGTGACACTTGGGAACCCCCACGACATGTGAAGCGGAAGCTTTCTAAATCGGATGACTGA